TTCCACTGCATCCATTACGGCAAAAGTAACTTAGACTAAAAAAGCCACTCCAATCTGTTCAGAacttctgtgctggttttgaaacGGTGGCCTCCGTCTACaggctttaggaaaaaaaaaaagaagcagagcttaaagctgCACCACAGAGTTCTCTTAGTCCCAAACTCTGCCACACATCCTATGACATTTCCACATTTATggactgaaaaaagaaattactcttGATAAATCAAGATATAGTTCTATACATACAAAGACATCACTGATGTCATAAAGTTCAAACTTCCAGTGAAAGACTAAGCAAACATGATAGTTCCCATCAAGTTTACTACTACTGCATAAAGTACTCACTCTTTATTTAGTTTTCCACAGTCATTCTGAGTGAAGGGCAGTGTGTTGGTGAAGAGTACGGGTATTTATAAAACCATTTGTCTCATTTGCAGATAGACTGCTGAAGTCAGCCACTGAAACAGCCATTTTGGCACTGGCAATATGGCGTGAGTGGTTCTCAAAGTCCACACCAAGGTTATTTACAGAGACATCATTCATGAAAGATTCTGGGACAGCAATCCCCATTTTCAATCTCTTTGCAGGTCTTTCTGTCTCTTCACTGCACATGTTCCCTGGGTTTAACTCTGAGTGATAAAAACCAGtctcaaataaattaaaacaatcaCTTTCACCATTGCTAGGCAAGTTAAGCAATTCTTCTGTTCCAACAGGAACATGATTAACTGGTGCTCGGGGTAAGCTGTCCATAGGAGGGAAGGTGTCATCCAGGCAGTTCACAGCCGAAGTGTGGCAGACTGTAGCTACACTGTTTGTCAGTGCTGGAAAACAGATGAacacaaatgcaaatgaaatagCTGTTTGTGTATTTCCAAccaagacattttttttcttgatttacCTGTCAACTCATTGGCAGTGATAGAGTTCAGAATGCTTAGCTGTTGATCAGGAATGGTTTCTGTTCGACTATTAGATGTTAAGGCTGAAGAATGCACTGCTCCTCCAAGGGATTCTGCTTCATCTACCAAACGATCCATGTAGTCCCTGAAAGAATATTGCATCCATAATGTATTATATAACTGGAAAGCAAGACCTATACATGATGAtagatttaatttcatttgccTTAGCCGCTGAAGTTTTACTGTGCAATAACAGAAGTAGGGTGGGGGGAAGGTCTTCTGCATTTATGATTTGCAACAGGAAACACATTCCAAGAACATTTTACTTACGTAACTCCTGGATGATGgttatatttcttctttccaaatcTTGTTTGCTGAGCGAAGTAATCATAACGTTCTGACTTTTTCCACATGTAGTAGAAAGCCACACACTCAGCAACTGTTCTGGTTCTTACCTGAAGGGCAACAAAAAGAATTGACAAAGTTAAAGCAATGACTTACGTTTTCTTGTCTTCCCGATTCCCACTCCTGCAATATTCTTAGTTTTTATTGTTCTGGAACTTATATTTGCAGACTTCAAACAGACCTACAGTTTTGAGTATTATATTTGTTCCCCTCAATGCactactggattttttttttactaggtTGAAACTATCTACATCTAaaatacttatatatatatgtataaacatatttaaaactGTTAAGATATACCTTCTCTTACAATGGAAAAAGCTGAGCAAATGAATGATCTAAGAGGAGCGAAGCATAAAAGACTCAGGATATGTATCTCCTTGGGGAAAGTCTGGAACTGTGGAGGCTTTGTCAACAGAGTtgtcaaaccacaacagtaaatactaatactaatacaaatactaaaataaaataaaataaaagtagaacTGTAGTGTTGTTGAGAAGGTATAAAGGACTGAAAAGACTCTCTCTTATCTATGTTAACTGTTCgtctttttccccaaaatgaAGGCGCCTTGTGAAGTCAGATTCTTGGAGAAAAAGTCATTACTTCCACTTGTATCTACTTTTTGATGCACAAACATTTCACATCACCATCACATCACCCACAGTTCCACTTTCACAACTCTATCCAATACAGTTTggcagaaaatatatttgagtgTTTTCAAGCATACAGAAACATCAGTGGTGAATCCAAAATGCCTTGGACGCAGTAGTAAACCTTGCTAGTTTAGGCACAGACACACTTTAGGAAGGGGAGGAAATTAACAGGTGTCCATATGCTAATGCATAAAGTCCCAGGTAACAAAGCTTTGCACTGTAGTGACAAGGAAACACATCTTGTTAAGCTCCTCTACACACTAAATCTTGTCTAGCTGACACTTGCTGTATACAAGTGACAACACCTTACGCCGGATCCCAGAACCTTCCCTGAACTTTCTTGtgttttgctgggaaaaaaacccagtagaTTTCTTTGACAAATTCTGGTCCACAGTGACAGACACATTAACACACGTGTTTTGTTCCATgttggaaaatatatttttaatctctgaTGCGTTAATGTTTATTTGTAAAGTCCATTTAAAATCTGAACTATCCAAATTATTTAGGATGGGTTAAACCAGGTATTGGGCAAGACCAGTAGACTGTTGTTGAACAGCAATCACAAACCTAAAATGTTCACCTGAAATACTATAAAAACACCAGacttctacagaaaaaaaaaacccaaccctttAATGTAGTatcaaaagcaaaaaggaggTATACAGGAAATTTGGAAACATTGATATTGTCAACTACTGCTTTTTgatcaaaataacaaaaagccCTATTCCTCAGGCATAGAGGAGTCAATAAGAAGCAATCTAAACCAAGATTAGAACTCCTTTTTGGCTCAGAAAAGAATATTATGGATGACTATACATTATGAAAACATAGAACTCAGCCTGATTCTGTAAACTTGCACCTTCCTTGTGACAGAATAAAATAGGCAAAGATGCATTCTCCCCTCCTATAGCCACGGTATAGAAACACTGTTCATTTCTAGGAAAGGCATGAATTTAAATTGAATTCTAATGCACATGCATAAATAGAAGTAATGTCAATTTAAGCTGGTTTCAATATATTGACTCATCTCACAATGCCTAGTATTCCAAATGACATTTGGAAATATTAgtgcaaagaaaggaaaaattagcTCAAAAATGCCAGATTTATATTAATATGTTTATTTCCCTCTTCTGTATGGCTTCTGACAAACAGATTGCTTTGACAAAGTAGCATACAATTTACCAACTCTTCCATTTAACTGTAAAATACTAACCTTGTTTTTCTGTATGAGATGAAAGTCTTTTCCATACATCAGAAGTGCATTTTCAAAGCTTCTGCACTCTTCTTCTGTCCATGCTGTCATCTCTTCTAGACAATCACAAAAGTAGCATGAGAAACACAATTTCACTCACTAACCTTTTTGCTCCTAATTTTTGTTCCTAATGAATAAGTATCctaattcatttttaaaaaaaagtaattcagtTATTTAGATCCATGTTATTTCCCCTACTGAGAAACTACCCTACCTGAAACTGAACATTCTTCTTTACAAAGAATGATCTAGAAGAGTTTGATTTCGGAAATCTTTCATCCTTGAAGACAAAAGGATATTCCAAAGGTTTATTGTTCTTAATCAATTTGCCATCAAAAAATAGTGGTTGATAACATCACTGAATTGGTAAGTGTGATGATAATTTTTCTCAATATTTCTTGTTACATGACACAAGGAACAGCAGTTGTTGTAAAAAAGAGCGGAGGAGATGCTATTTGGATGGATGGCCTTGTTCTGACAGAGTGAGCACCACAGACAAGCAGGCCTGACAGAGCCCAGCCTTAGGCCCACACCCTCCCAGGCACTCAGCAGCTCAGGCCATGTCTTACTCAGCAGCCATCTACCAGCCTGGATGCCAGCCCTGGTGCATGGCACTGTAAACCACAGCTGAGAAACTGGGCGGCATGAACAGCCACACGGCCAATGGACCCAGCACCAGACAGACTGCCCAGAACACACAACACCTTGCCTGATCTCATAAACCCCCTGGTGAGGTATTGCACTCCTGGAAAAGGCATAATGCACCACGGAGGAGGGCCTCAGCACTAAGCCTAGGTCAGGAAGCCATACAGGACTGGGACTACACTCAACATGATCCAGGCTTTTGAGAAATAAGGGGTATCAGgaaatccagaaaaaaccaaataacCAGCTGGTCCTAAAGAGCCACAGATCTCTTCTAATCGCTTCACATCTCCTAAGGGGAAACtgcaaattttgttttgtttttgtttttaattattaaacctGCATTTTCTAAAACTGGATTTTGGTTTgacaaataacaacaaaaatcatTCAAGACTTCTTAATTTCCTATCTTGATGTAGCTTTGGTATATATATAAGTAAGAAGAGATTTTTCAGATATCTTACATTCATACTTGGTGTTCCAAAAAGTTTCCACTCAAGTAACATTTAAAGCCAGTGGGGTAAAATGCATTCACACATTTCAAAGTACCTCTGGAAGCAGACACTGAAAACAAGACCTTTCTGCTCCCAGATGAAAGCAGTAATCACTTTACTGCACAGCTGTTTTCATCTTTCTCAGCTCCATCAATTTTGCATTCCTTACTACAGAGTTCTCAGTCTTTCAAGAGGAGAAAATACCCTCATGTAAAGAAATTTGCCTGGCAGTGGTGTGTTTTTGATTTCCATACTGAGAACAGTAGTGAGCTTCAGTGGGTAGAGTAGATCATAGTATAATGGCTACACTAAGAGACAGACACTGGAcattatagaatcatagaatcattaaggttggaaaagaactccATGATCATGAATCCCCAACCTTTGATCAAACACCATTATTGTCAAGTAGACCACAGCACTAAAAGCCTTATATTGTTTTTGAacatccccagggatgctgaTTTCACCACCTTCCTGGAAAATCTGTTCCAATGTTAATGGTCCTGTCCATGCAGTTCTTTGTAACATCTAATAAAAACTtgccctggtgcagcttgaggctattttctctcatcctgtcaccAGTCACCTggccaacccccacctggccaCAGTCTCCTTTCAGACAGAAatagagagtgacaaggtctcccctgagcctccatttctccaggataaacacccccagctccctcagctgctcctcacagcactgctgctccagacccttccccagctccattgcccttctctggactctctccagcccctcagtgtctgtcttgcagtgagggcccagagctggacacagcactcgaggtgtggcctcagcagtgcccagaacagggggacaatccctgccctgctcctgctgcccacaccattgctgatccaggccaggatgccattggccttcttggccccctgggcacagcctggctcatgttcagtcactgtcaccagcacccccaggtcctttccagcccctctgtcccagcctgtggccctgcctggggctgttgtgagccaagggcaggacccagccctggcccttgttgaccctcacaccactggcctcagcccatgatccagcctgtccacatccctctgcagagcctgcctgtgctccagcagacCAACACTGCCACCCGAATTGTTTTTGCCTGCAAACAGACTGAGAGTGCACCTGATCCAGATGACTGATAAAGGTATTAAACAGAACTGTCCCCAATACAACGTGAATCCTGGAGAACACGCCAGCTGGGTGTAATTCCATTTACCACCATTCTCTGGGCTCAGCCATCCAAGGCTGTTTTAACCCCAGCAAAGAATGCACCTGACCAAACCATGGGCTGTCAGCCTCTGCAGGAGAATGCTGTAGAAAAtggtgtcaaaggctttactgaaGTCTAGGTAAAGCAACATTCACAGCCTCTCCCTCACCTACTAGGCCTTACTCCTCTATCTATCCCTTACCATTTTAATGAGGGTATAACAATTTCATTAGAACTTGGGGATAGGGTATGGCTAAGGAGTACTAGTCCTTAGGATGGAATTTTGGCCTCTAAGCCACAAATGGACAGAGATATTTTTCAATCCTGAAACAGGAACCTAAATTCCAGAGAAGTACTGGATTTGGGATACAGCTCAGCAGCTGATATTTTAATGTCCACACAATCTCTTCTTGTAAACGAAGCTTTAAAGCATTCTTCTTATAGCCTTTATCGTCCCCTTCAGCTTGACCTTAGTGTGCTGATTTTGGCTGAGactattttctttctagtgGCTgacacagtgctgtgttttggatccCACACGAGAATAATACTGATAACACAAGGATGTTTCAGTTAGTGCAAAACTGTGCAATCCAGGACATTTCAGTGTCCCGTGCTCTGCAGTGATCAGGTGCCCAAGAGGCTGGGGGAGCATGGCCAGAAGAGCTGACCCAAcctggccaaagggatattccacacaCAGACTGAGATGGGCAGGGTATGAACTGGGGGGAACTGTCTGGGAGGGGCCAGGCACTACtgggggacaggctgggcatCGGGCAGCAGGTGCTGAGCCACCACATCACTATGTGCCACTTGCCTCTTGGGGGGTTGTCTATAATGACAATTATTGTTGTCATTGGTAGCGTTAGTATTCTTACTATATActtcttttgtttccattaCTAAACTGTTCTTAGCTCAACCccaagttttactttttttcttctgattcttgtctccagcaggaaaggcaGTGGAGGGGCAGAAGGAGTGAGGGAGCAGCTGTGAGGTATTTAAGTTGCCAGCCAGCATTCAACCACTCAGACACTCATCTCTCCCAGAACCTATACTGCATACACCCAGCTTCCCTTTGTTGGATCCAGTCCTGAGTAGAGGGCTATGTGCCAGAGTATCTTATAGGAGAGCTCATAACACATGCCACTTCCCAAATacatatgcaaaaaaacccaaaggataAAAACCCATCTTGGTTAAATGACAGACTCTGGTTTTCATTTAAGGGACTAATGAATAATAAGGGTAAACAAGACGGAAGCCCATTTTCTAATGCAAACTCAAACAAAGCTCTCAATGCCCTGTGGAACTATACAGTAGAGCCTGTTTAGGGGTGGCATAGCACAAATGTTAGCACAGAGTGGGGGCCTATTTATGCACCCACTTATATTCTCCCAATTTTGGTACAAATGTTGTCAGACTATAGTCAATCACGATCTCAAAGAGATACTACACAGTGGGTGAGAACTGCTTTATAGCAGCAGAATCACATCTCTCTGCCCCTTTCCTTAATCTGTTTCATTGTTACAGTGGCTgtggaggaaaagaagggaagatcAAAAGCAAATCCTTGGTCTTTATACAAACTGCAAACTTCCACAGCAGAACTTCCAATTGGCTGACTCTCAGATTATACCTAATTTGTGCTAAAGTCATCCTGACAGGGATGTGCTTCATAATCTGATTACTACTCAAGGATTTCTCacaccatcttttttttttttttaataaccacACTTTTCTGAAAAACCAAGTATTCTCTTACCCTGAGATGCCTTTCCATTTAAGCAGTATCTCTCAATTGCTTCTTTAACATTATGGCTACTTTTAAGAAGTTCATACAGCgcctataaaataaaaaaagtctttagAAAGAGTCAAAGCTTTCTAACAGCCAATCTAGACCTCCAAAACTAGTCTTCCAGTGAACACATctagtgcaaaaaaaaaaaaaggagaatttatatttatacatgatgaaaatttaaaaaaaccaaccaaacccacGCAAAAGCTGAGGCAAGATTTaactaaaaaaatgtaaaacgTATTATGCAATTATTAAAAAGGCTAAATTTGTCAACAGTATGATGATCAGAAACATCAGAGATCACAAGGCTGCCAACATCCAAATACTCAAGGTTTTCAAGCATGTGCTTAAAATTTTTAAGACCTTGACCCTATAATATTCAGCTAAGGAATGAAGACACTGAGTAATGGTGCCTTTATAATACAAAGCAGAGAAGGAGTGACCACATGTTAATTACGAAGTGCTCTGTCACAAATGGAACAGGATATAAAACCTACTTGTTCATTGTCCCGTGTATGTAGTCCTTCAGGAATTCTGCCaatcattttttcatttcctgttctTAAGGAGGTTTCAAAAAGGTATTCTTTGACTTTACTTTCTGAGATCACATCAGGTTTCCAAAGTAAATGATCTTCATTTTCATAAGCTGATAAAACAGAAATCCATTCATGCCaggtaaaacatttttaaggCTGTAACATTACAAATTATCTCACAAATACAGAGAACAGGTCAAATCAAGCATGATCATACCACTTTCAAACCGCAGATCACTTTGgccatttattaattttcaacTAAAATGTGCCAAAAATTACGTAACAGAATGGCAATCTATACAGCAATATGGTGACTTGTTTTTCCATTCAGCAGCAATTTAATGCTGTTAAGACCTTGGTATGTTGAATGCTTTACGTGATTGGGATGTACAGTCTTCCACAGAGCTGACCTGAACCTTTGTCAGTCTGTGTGTATGCTTCAATACTAGATTAAATTACAAATCCTTTACTCTGATCAATAGATGTGATTACCATTGCATATCATGTTTCATGTACTCTCTTGGCAATACAGAATTTAAGATATTTAATTCGAACACAAAATCATAATGGCTGTTACAGCACAAAAGATGTAGATGGTCAAAGCTCTCCTAAAACTACAGGAAACAACATTAGGCTAAGGTGAGGAATAAAATGACACCTCTGAAAGTTCTTTTACAGCTTAACAAGATGGAAAGCTTTCAGACAGACATATTACAAGTGTAAAGTTTATAGGAGTGAAGAACTGCTTTCTAGCTCAGTTCTGGTAGCTGGACTACACAGCACAAATGTACGCCCCTATTTGCCACTGCTAGTTCTTCAGGGCATACAGAATAGGCTTTCATAGAATCCTCCACCCCTACAACCAAGCCCAACCTTCCAGAGTGCTGGTGACACtcctcttcagctttctttaCCAACCAAGGCAACGCAGTGCTTTTGCTGGAGTCCATGACTAATAACCTCAGAAGATGCTCCTTGAGCTCTCTGATCTGGGAGCTACCGCTTTGCTCTTGGCCATGCTATTAGACTTTCATTGGTTCTCTCTAGTGCCAGCTCATTACAGAGAAAATTGTCAGATGAACCCCTCCTTGGTCATCCTTGGGTTGTAAGAACTTCTTAGCTCTTGGCTGAGGAGAAGCGAAGATGTGGAAATAGTAAAAGAATTACCCACAAAAATCCAGTCCTTACTCCACCATTTCTTGCAACCCATTAGCATCATGCTCGAATCTTAAAAAATTGGAGGCTTTCCTAGATCTCAAGCAACACACAAGATATTCATTTCCTAATGCTTTCAGCTCCATTCCTACCTAACATTCTTCTTCTCTAATGCAAAGGATTATTCCTCAAAAGAGCAGGTGGCACTGTTGAAAGGACTCAATACAATTCACTCAtataatatttcctttaaatgttAAAGAACATAAGCACCTTACAGAATAtcaaaaatacactgaaaaaaacacagaatgcCCTTCATCTATTATTTTATCACCCTACCCATTTCTTAATTTCACAGCTGTTCCACCCAAGAGCaaattttttgcattatttgcctttttaattcTACAGCTGTATGTGCTAGATTTCTAAAGAAACAACATAAAATTCTATTAAATAAGGCTCTTTCTTCCACTCTAACACTACTGCAGTTTTTAGCCTGAATTTGCACTAGAGTAACATAACATTTAAAACACCACATTTTTAAGAGACAGTGTAACAGGAACCTAtacaggaaaatttaaaatagcttATTGGTTTTCTATACCAATTTTGTAACTCACATGGTTTTACCTgccaaaaaaatcaagcaagGAAAAAGACTGTTTCGAACATCTTCAATGTAAACTAACTTACATGTTCATAGACCAGCTATGATTCTCCAACAAAAGTACTCATTCTTGACCTACAGTTCATTGATACCTAGTATTACCAGATACTCCAGAATAAATACTATAACTTTGTCTTAAGAATGCTCTCTCCAAGTTGGAGAGTCACACTTCTGAGATATAAGTATATAGTTGTGCTATTTCAATTTTCTAGTACCTTTTATAATGGTCTCTGAGACTTCAGCTAGGTAACTGAATTGACCCTACaaatttaaataacatttttccatCAAGTGCTATgcaaaaacataaaataagaaGTAAAACAATTAGAAAAACATACCCTTTTCATCATCACTGCATCTACCAAGGTAAGCTGGAATTTCAGCCTGGTACTGTGAACCAACCATTATTTcctgaataaaaatgaagaggaaaaagttattaacaacattttaattgtgtgtgggaatattaaaaaaggTCATTAACCTGGCATGTGACATAGAATTCCTGAATGAAAGTACAATTTTAGATACATGCTAAAAATCTTACTGGATTTTTCTTAACAGCAAagttttaacttttaaaaaatataattattaccTTTCTCAAATCTTCTGATGAATTACCATTGTCTGCCTCTACATCTTCACCATCAGATTCCTTATCTCCATCACACGTGGTGTTTgcttcagaaacaaagaagTTTGCTTTTAACTACAAAGAATTTTCGCTTCAAGCACAGAACTTCAAGATACCATTTACTTCTGAAAGGAGCACCTGCTTTTATTCAGGGAGACCCTAACCGTGCTTTTGTTGATCCAGATTTCTATGAAAACCAAACTAGAATGAAGTCAGAACACACTGAATTTTGTATACTGCAGAACTGAAACATTTATCATCATTGCAAATGACACAATTTACTACATTTCAAACCATCAAAAGGAAATGAGATTTTGTtgattttctaaataaaagctTATACctagagaaaaacagaaaacttccACAGCTATGACATAGCCTCAAGTTAATCACAAAGAGAGTAAAGCTGAAGGCATGCCTTTATTACCTACTAAAATCTTCCATCAGAAGTTTAAATGGGCATCCAAAACATTCCTTCAAACCAGGCTGCCTTAGCACAGAATGAAGATACAGGAGAGACGCACAAAATGGAGTAagtaaaatacagcagaagaCTActtattcattttattttcttcccttaggaagaaatacagcagaatcctcaaaaaaattcaaatacattATTCCATAGAAAAACTCATAGTTTAGAATCTGGAATGCTGTGGTACAGGGTCCTGAAACTGCCCTATTTTTTTATAGCTGAAATTCCCCAGCAGAAGGGAATCTACAGCTGTGACACAATTACAGCTATTTTGTATTCTccaacttcagaaaaaaacatactCATAAATTGGGCTGAAATTTTAGCTTTATCACGACTAACACATCATGAACATCAGAGACAATATCCAAGACTGTATGGCCTGAGGGTCTTCTGTAGCCATTACTGGAATCACCAGtctctttctttttagttttacCCGTAGCAAGCAAAGGGCTAACCTGAATGAATGGAACAATATGCTTGGACAATCACACGCAATTATTTTGCCGAATTAATGTAAACTTAATGAAAAAGTCTGTGTTATGTATTAGATAATGCATACCTTAAAACTTAATGTTAGAATTTGggaaattagaaaaagaatggAATTGCCAACAGCACAGAGAACTGACATCTCCTTCCCTGAAATGGTGGAtacttgattttaaaatgtccaGCTTAATGTTCTAACAAAgtaaaattctgaaagaaaaccatgACAGCTGAGAACAAAGATGATGGTTTCTTAATCCTCAGTACAGATGAGGGGCTAAAGACATTTTTCTATGAAAGTGCAACACTTAAAATGTCATATGCATTAACAGTTCACAAGTGCCAGCATGTTTTGGAGTTTAACTGAAAAAGGGGCATTACAGTTTTTGTATCTCTCTTTAATACAGATGTCCTGCGTTTATCAGACAGCAACATGCAAAGGGTTATCTACTGCTGGTGACTGAGACAGCACAATCCCTTTATTCCCTCCTCctctaaaaaaattacatcccTCATGGAATaccttaaaatatttgtcaaatTAAAACTGTGATAGAAGTCCTTCATACTGCTCTAAGTCTAGGACACCAGTGGGAATATCTCATCCAGGCTGGGTAACTGAACCACTGGTTCTTTCCCACCACAGCTCCATAGATAGTGAAATTTTGGTGGTCATGGGTTTACAGGCCCCATCCCATATAAAACTACTTTGGCTCACCCCATGAAGTCCTATGGAAAAGTGTTGAAGGGAAATAATCACAAAGACACTGCGTCCCAGTTCAC
The genomic region above belongs to Sylvia atricapilla isolate bSylAtr1 chromosome Z, bSylAtr1.pri, whole genome shotgun sequence and contains:
- the MIER3 gene encoding mesoderm induction early response protein 3 isoform X3, with amino-acid sequence MLVHDYDDERTLEEEEMMEESKNFSSEIEDLEKEGNMPLEDLLAFYGYEPTIPVMPGSSANSSPSELADELPDMTLDKEEIAKDLLSGDDEETQSSADDLTPSVTSHEATDFFPRPLRSNTTCDGDKESDGEDVEADNGNSSEDLRKEIMVGSQYQAEIPAYLGRCSDDEKAYENEDHLLWKPDVISESKVKEYLFETSLRTGNEKMIGRIPEGLHTRDNEQALYELLKSSHNVKEAIERYCLNGKASQEEMTAWTEEECRSFENALLMYGKDFHLIQKNKVRTRTVAECVAFYYMWKKSERYDYFAQQTRFGKKKYNHHPGVTDYMDRLVDEAESLGGAVHSSALTSNSRTETIPDQQLSILNSITANELTALTNSVATVCHTSAVNCLDDTFPPMDSLPRAPVNHVPVGTEELLNLPSNGESDCFNLFETGFYHSELNPGNMCSEETERPAKRLKMGIAVPESFMNDVSVNNLGVDFENHSRHIASAKMAVSVADFSSLSANETNGFINTRTLHQHTALHSE
- the MIER3 gene encoding mesoderm induction early response protein 3 isoform X1 — translated: MAEASFGSSSPVGSLSSEDHDFDPSAEMLVHDYDDERTLEEEEMMEESKNFSSEIEDLEKEGNMPLEDLLAFYGYEPTIPVMPGSSANSSPSELADELPDMTLDKEEIAKDLLSGDDEETQSSADDLTPSVTSHEATDFFPRPLRSNTTCDGDKESDGEDVEADNGNSSEDLRKEIMVGSQYQAEIPAYLGRCSDDEKAYENEDHLLWKPDVISESKVKEYLFETSLRTGNEKMIGRIPEGLHTRDNEQALYELLKSSHNVKEAIERYCLNGKASQEEMTAWTEEECRSFENALLMYGKDFHLIQKNKVRTRTVAECVAFYYMWKKSERYDYFAQQTRFGKKKYNHHPGVTDYMDRLVDEAESLGGAVHSSALTSNSRTETIPDQQLSILNSITANELTALTNSVATVCHTSAVNCLDDTFPPMDSLPRAPVNHVPVGTEELLNLPSNGESDCFNLFETGFYHSELNPGNMCSEETERPAKRLKMGIAVPESFMNDVSVNNLGVDFENHSRHIASAKMAVSVADFSSLSANETNGFINTRTLHQHTALHSE
- the MIER3 gene encoding mesoderm induction early response protein 3 isoform X2, whose product is MAEASFGSSSPVGSLSSEDHDFDPSAEMLVHDYDDERTLEEEEMMEESKNFSSEIEDLEKEGNMPLEDLLAFYGYEPTIPVMPGSSANSSPSELADELPDMTLDKEEIAKDLLSGDDEETQSSADDLTPSVTSHEATDFFPRPLRSNTTCDGDKESDGEDVEADNGNSSEDLRKEIMVGSQYQAEIPAYLGRCSDDEKAYENEDHLLWKPDVISESKVKEYLFETSLRTGNEKMIGRIPEGLHTRDNEQALYELLKSSHNVKEAIERYCLNGKASQEMTAWTEEECRSFENALLMYGKDFHLIQKNKVRTRTVAECVAFYYMWKKSERYDYFAQQTRFGKKKYNHHPGVTDYMDRLVDEAESLGGAVHSSALTSNSRTETIPDQQLSILNSITANELTALTNSVATVCHTSAVNCLDDTFPPMDSLPRAPVNHVPVGTEELLNLPSNGESDCFNLFETGFYHSELNPGNMCSEETERPAKRLKMGIAVPESFMNDVSVNNLGVDFENHSRHIASAKMAVSVADFSSLSANETNGFINTRTLHQHTALHSE